Genomic DNA from Verrucomicrobiota bacterium:
CCCGCGACGGCCCCGCCCCCATATTTTTTGGCCACCTGCAATTTGCCGAGGGGCGTCTGGAAGCTATTGAACTCATTTCCCAAGCCGAATTTCGAGGTCGAAATCGGGTAGATGGCGATGAGACGCTCGTCATCGACCAAGGCCATTTTCTGGTCTTCCACACTGGCCACCAGATAGGTGGAAGGCTTGCTGGCACAACTGGCCAAAATCAAGGGCGCCAGGGCGGCCACCGCTCTCCAGAGCACCGCGCGAGGCCGTCTCTCAGATAGAGCTGCCGAGTTTGCCATCGTTTTTGGGCTCAGGCGAGAGCGCCTGAAGCAGGAGCGGCGGAATGGAGCCGAGACCGACGTAATAAAACCCCACCATGAAGAGTCCGAGAAAGGGGAGCGATTGCCAACTCGCGCTCCAGATCGCATGGGCGACCAGCGCGGTGAAATAAAAGGCCAGACAGAATTCGATGAAGACCGGGAAGTTCTTTTTGAAGGCTTTGTAATTGCTTTGCTGCCAAGCGACGCGCTGGCGCTCCACCCCATACTTGGGCGTCCGGATGAAGGCGGATTTTTGATTGAAAATGGCTTCCAGGACGGCCTTGCCATTGTTGATCGACATCCCGATCCCCAAGGCCATCAGCATGGGCATGTGCACCATTTCCTTCCACCAGGTCTTGGGGTGGAGGGCGCATTGCGCGGTGATGTAGAAAGCGATGACGGAGAGCGTGGCCAAGACAAAGACCAGCCAACTGAGAAAGAAGATGACAAAGGAAGGGATGACCGTCTCGGTCAGGCTGATCGGGAACATCAAGACACAGAGGAAGACCAAAAGAAGGTAGGCGAAGTTCGAGGTCAGGTGGGCGGTGGCCTCCAACTTGACGAGCAGCGGCGAGTCGCTCCGCCAGACGTGCGCCAGCATTTTCTTGCAAGTCTGGACGGAACCCTTCGTCCAGCGATGTTGCTGGGATTTGAAGCCATTCATGTCCACGGGCAATTCGGCGGGCGTCACCACATCGCTCAGGAAGACGAAGCGCCAGCCTCGGAGCTGGGCGCGGTAGGAGAGGTCGAGGTCCTCGGTCAAGGTGTCATGCTGCCAACCACCGGCGTCGGCGATGGTGCTTTTGCGCCAGATGCCGGCTGTCCCATTGAAATTGAAAAAGCGGCCGCTGCGGCTCCGGGCGGTCTGCTCCAGGAGCAAATGGCCATCGAGAAACATGGCTTGAATCCGGGTCAGGAGGGAGTAGTCCCGGTTGATGTGACCCCAGCGGGTCTGGATCATCCCGACTTTCTCGTCCGTGAAGTGATGAATCATCCGGTGGAGGATGTCCCGGGCTGGGATAAAATCGGCATCGAGGATGAAGATGAACTCGCCCTTGGCAGTGGCGAGGCCCTCTTCGAGCGCGCCCGCTTTGAACCCGGTCCGGTCGATCCGATGGCGATACTCCACATCGAAGCCATCGGCTTGGAGACGGGCGACCTCCCGCTGAGCGATTTCGACGCTTTCATCAGTCGAATCATCCAAGACTTGAATCTGAAGCTTTTCCTTGGGGTAGTCCATTTGCGAGACCTTGCGGAGGAGTCGCTCGACGACATGCAGCTCATTGAAGAGCGGCAACTGCACGGTGACAGCGGGAAGCTCCGCAAACTTTCGCTTCGGTTGAGGATGCCGCCGATGATGCTTGAGAAAGAGGAAGATGATCGAGTAACGGTGAATGCCGTAACCGGATAGCCCCAGGAAAACCACGAAGAAGGAGATCAGCCAAAGAGTGGTGGAAAGATCCATCATGGGAAAAATTGCGGTTTCAGGAATCGCCCCAAGACCTCTTGGATGTCCGCTCTCGAGCTGGGTCTTCGAGAAAAGTGGAGAAGGATGGAGACAACACGTTGACGGTCAAGTTGCAAATGAATCGCTTGGCCCGCCCTGAGCCAGCGGCGGCGACTGTGGATTCGTAGCAAA
This window encodes:
- a CDS encoding glycosyltransferase → MMDLSTTLWLISFFVVFLGLSGYGIHRYSIIFLFLKHHRRHPQPKRKFAELPAVTVQLPLFNELHVVERLLRKVSQMDYPKEKLQIQVLDDSTDESVEIAQREVARLQADGFDVEYRHRIDRTGFKAGALEEGLATAKGEFIFILDADFIPARDILHRMIHHFTDEKVGMIQTRWGHINRDYSLLTRIQAMFLDGHLLLEQTARSRSGRFFNFNGTAGIWRKSTIADAGGWQHDTLTEDLDLSYRAQLRGWRFVFLSDVVTPAELPVDMNGFKSQQHRWTKGSVQTCKKMLAHVWRSDSPLLVKLEATAHLTSNFAYLLLVFLCVLMFPISLTETVIPSFVIFFLSWLVFVLATLSVIAFYITAQCALHPKTWWKEMVHMPMLMALGIGMSINNGKAVLEAIFNQKSAFIRTPKYGVERQRVAWQQSNYKAFKKNFPVFIEFCLAFYFTALVAHAIWSASWQSLPFLGLFMVGFYYVGLGSIPPLLLQALSPEPKNDGKLGSSI